From a single Couchioplanes caeruleus genomic region:
- the kynA gene encoding tryptophan 2,3-dioxygenase translates to MAPNQRPLESGIVRDFRVNLSYGKYLHLDEILSAQHPVSVPEHHDELLFILQHQTSELWLKLVLHELREVRRRLAADELRPALKGMARVKHIQRCLTEQWSVLATLTPSEYAEFRSFLGTSSGFQSYQYRAVEFTLGNKDRRMLKIFDDDPAALAMLTEALETPSVYDEFLRLLAREGHGVPRALLDRDVTQPWTMNADLVPVFQAIYEHKDKYWEAYEACEELVDLEENFQLWRFRHLKTVERTIGFKRGTGGSSGVNFLRQALDIEFFPELYAVRTEIGEPAQ, encoded by the coding sequence GTGGCGCCGAATCAGCGGCCCTTGGAGTCCGGGATCGTCCGCGACTTCCGGGTCAATCTGTCGTACGGGAAGTATCTGCATCTCGACGAGATCCTGTCCGCGCAGCACCCGGTCAGCGTGCCGGAGCACCACGACGAGCTGCTGTTCATCCTGCAGCACCAGACGTCGGAGCTGTGGCTCAAGCTGGTGCTGCACGAGCTGCGGGAGGTCCGGCGCCGGCTCGCCGCCGACGAGCTGCGCCCGGCGCTCAAGGGGATGGCCCGGGTCAAGCACATCCAGCGCTGCCTCACCGAGCAGTGGTCCGTGCTGGCCACACTCACGCCGAGCGAGTACGCCGAGTTCCGCAGCTTCCTGGGCACGTCGTCGGGCTTCCAGTCGTACCAGTACCGGGCGGTCGAGTTCACGCTCGGCAACAAGGACCGGCGGATGCTGAAGATCTTCGACGATGACCCGGCCGCGCTCGCGATGCTCACCGAGGCGCTGGAGACGCCCAGCGTCTACGACGAGTTCCTGCGCTTGCTCGCCCGCGAGGGCCACGGCGTGCCGCGCGCCCTGCTGGACCGCGACGTGACCCAGCCGTGGACGATGAACGCCGACCTCGTGCCGGTCTTCCAGGCGATCTACGAGCACAAGGACAAGTACTGGGAGGCGTACGAGGCCTGCGAGGAGCTCGTGGACCTCGAGGAGAACTTCCAGCTGTGGCGGTTCCGGCACCTCAAGACGGTGGAGCGCACGATCGGCTTCAAGCGCGGCACCGGCGGCTCCAGCGGCGTGAACTTCCTGCGCCAGGCGCTGGACATCGAGTTCTTCCCGGAGCTGTACGCGGTCCGTACCGAGATCGGGGAGCCGGCCCAGTGA